One region of Paenibacillus polymyxa M1 genomic DNA includes:
- the rplX gene encoding 50S ribosomal protein L24 has translation MPKVKKVLESHNNKLHVKKDDTVLVITGKDKGKKGRVIAAYPRQNRVLVEGVNMIKKHQKPNQLNPQGGIIEKEAPIHVSNVMHIDPKSGKVTRVGYKVLDNGKKVRIAKRSGEVID, from the coding sequence ATGCCAAAAGTGAAAAAAGTTCTGGAATCCCATAACAACAAGCTGCACGTCAAAAAAGACGACACTGTTCTGGTGATTACAGGTAAAGATAAAGGTAAAAAAGGTCGCGTTATCGCTGCTTACCCTCGTCAAAACCGTGTGCTTGTGGAAGGTGTTAACATGATTAAGAAACACCAAAAGCCTAATCAGTTGAATCCACAAGGCGGCATCATCGAGAAAGAAGCTCCGATTCACGTTTCCAACGTTATGCACATTGATCCGAAGAGCGGAAAAGTAACTCGTGTGGGTTACAAGGTTTTGGACAACGGAAAAAAAGTGCGTATTGCAAAACGTTCAGGCGAAGTGATCGACTAA